In Pedobacter sp. SL55, the following proteins share a genomic window:
- a CDS encoding FUSC family membrane protein, whose translation MWFSLKKIFSAVSRVFTSEHTVDALRNTLSVIMPIVFFYKIGWPTTGIGVGIGALMICMTDLPGNRSDKFRAAWISVLIFTIIAMLTAWSTISPMLMIVVVVFVTFLLTMGAVMGQRMAGIGLMGIILATFTIGLKPKDPLLYGNYIFWGGVWYYLISLLQISVFPYRSLRRAIKQTEEQTAALLRLRAKGYNPKISLSGFNQRNMRLHLKLANSHELIRQLLLSDRKAIQQLNLKTAVFLEKSINLIDLYEQVSAVHYDYPYLRRQFESTGVLPFIQQSIELLATSLVKPQHQLTITQWEDLRKALAYKVEILEESKKNLLRQILANIDEIYALITSIHQPQAYLDQSTERYRDFLTLTPVQAKSFKSHFSLRSPIFRFALRLSALSLVAMLLITWLTKEHYSYWLLLTMVIVSRPSYGQTIKRNAERVVGTALGLLIGWSLSQYVATPVQLLVSVFGLFGFFAFNRIIYSLSAVCITVAVILCLNVYDGNLWKLVSDRAVFTILGVLLCLGATFVFPIWNAPRLSHLMTEVVKANLLYFQAVVKLKPNDPNTIHQTRLARKLSHQQLSALSEAVYAAQKEPLKRKLNWSLIKRIQLFSYQFNVLTAAFAGLQKQGGGNFSAADIFEVERNLQQSLANIKQIELTEATDLPIWEDKPMQLVEVSGYLAALSANAVKQSQYL comes from the coding sequence AAAAAAATCTTCTCTGCTGTTTCTCGTGTCTTTACTAGCGAGCACACGGTAGATGCCTTACGCAATACTTTATCCGTTATTATGCCAATTGTGTTTTTTTACAAAATAGGTTGGCCAACAACTGGTATAGGCGTAGGTATTGGCGCTTTAATGATTTGCATGACCGATCTCCCGGGCAACCGAAGTGATAAGTTTAGAGCAGCTTGGATAAGTGTACTAATCTTTACCATTATAGCTATGCTAACCGCTTGGAGTACCATTTCTCCTATGTTAATGATTGTGGTGGTGGTATTCGTTACATTTTTGCTTACCATGGGAGCAGTAATGGGGCAGCGCATGGCGGGCATTGGGTTAATGGGCATTATTCTAGCCACTTTTACCATCGGTTTAAAACCAAAAGATCCACTGCTTTATGGCAATTATATTTTCTGGGGCGGTGTTTGGTATTACCTCATTAGTTTGTTGCAAATTTCCGTATTTCCGTATCGTTCTTTGCGCAGAGCAATTAAACAAACAGAAGAGCAAACCGCGGCGCTGCTAAGATTAAGGGCAAAGGGTTACAATCCAAAAATAAGCTTATCGGGTTTTAACCAACGCAACATGCGTTTGCATCTTAAATTGGCAAACAGCCACGAGTTAATAAGGCAGCTGCTGCTTAGCGATCGTAAAGCGATACAGCAATTAAACCTTAAAACAGCAGTATTTTTAGAAAAATCTATCAATCTTATTGATTTATACGAGCAAGTAAGTGCGGTGCATTATGACTATCCGTATTTGCGAAGACAATTTGAAAGTACGGGCGTATTGCCTTTTATTCAGCAAAGCATAGAGTTGCTTGCCACGTCGTTGGTAAAACCGCAACATCAATTAACCATTACCCAATGGGAAGATTTGCGTAAGGCTTTAGCCTATAAAGTAGAAATTCTGGAAGAAAGTAAAAAGAACCTGCTCAGACAGATTTTAGCGAATATCGATGAAATTTATGCTTTAATCACATCTATTCATCAGCCTCAAGCTTATTTAGATCAAAGTACAGAGCGCTATCGCGATTTTCTAACCCTCACGCCAGTACAGGCAAAATCCTTTAAAAGCCATTTTTCTCTACGTTCGCCCATTTTTCGTTTTGCTTTGCGTTTATCTGCCTTAAGTTTGGTAGCCATGTTATTAATTACTTGGCTAACCAAAGAGCATTATAGTTATTGGCTATTGCTTACTATGGTAATTGTAAGTCGACCAAGCTACGGGCAAACCATTAAACGCAACGCAGAACGGGTGGTTGGCACAGCCCTTGGTTTATTAATAGGGTGGAGTTTAAGTCAATACGTAGCTACTCCCGTGCAACTGTTGGTAAGCGTATTTGGTTTATTTGGTTTTTTTGCTTTCAATAGGATAATTTATAGTCTAAGTGCGGTTTGTATTACTGTAGCTGTAATTTTATGCTTAAACGTTTACGATGGTAATCTATGGAAATTGGTATCAGACCGAGCTGTATTTACAATTTTGGGAGTATTGTTATGTTTGGGCGCTACTTTTGTATTTCCTATATGGAATGCCCCACGATTGAGCCATTTAATGACCGAGGTAGTTAAAGCCAACCTGCTTTATTTCCAAGCGGTAGTAAAATTAAAACCCAATGATCCAAATACAATACACCAGACCAGATTAGCTAGAAAATTAAGTCATCAGCAGCTATCTGCATTAAGTGAAGCAGTATATGCGGCACAAAAAGAACCTTTGAAAAGAAAGCTGAATTGGTCGCTGATCAAGCGTATTCAGCTGTTCAGTTATCAATTTAATGTACTTACGGCGGCTTTTGCGGGCTTGCAAAAACAGGGTGGCGGCAATTTTTCTGCCGCAGATATTTTTGAAGTAGAGCGTAATTTGCAACAATCTTTAGCCAATATTAAGCAAATAGAACTAACAGAAGCAACAGATTTACCTATATGGGAAGATAAGCCGATGCAGTTAGTGGAGGTTTCGGGCTATTTGGCTGCGCTTAGTGCTAATGCTGTAAAGCAATCACAATATTTGTAA
- a CDS encoding DEAD/DEAH box helicase gives MQEKQDELKSKLNYDKLLPIINKSKHSLAQPVQPSANLVLIFSRHRHYRHLVIELVSAEQTKQGKLKNPLQAVDPLDLLWQTENQQELKFFAAVSKFKNHYQESQVASDKQALEAITANPLNLAIYLHDEKVAATVNANSVIKIDLSMLKPEFELNIDERAGQFALEGVLHLDGKSFDLTTIETRYQYFIQLKQKLYLVKDPFFLSLIDFFKQHRNQLVLEQEVYEDFQKDILDALEEKVKINYSYLKPATNKQIVEQGFDLENEQLIYLTESEDYVLLTPVMRYGGLEIPIISQKQIKAKDKRGQMFTLQRDEPRELQFITDIAKMHPYFEEQAKEFAEQLHADCFYMHRKHFLSPEWFLEAFEAWRSKGIAILGFNGLKENKLSAYRANIDIKVISGIDWFETAVKVQFNKQTVSLKHLHKSIRNKNKFVPLDDGTLGLLPYEWLQKFEGYFAAGEITEETLRTPNISYAAVEEFYEEALLSLDAKERLQMYRSKLAAFDQIEETKVPATLNATLRAYQKEGLNWLNFLDDFNFGGCLADDMGLGKTIQVLAFILSQQEKVSKNTNLIVVPASLVFNWQQEIKKFAPTLKVTTIYGANRVRQQKDFDKYQIVLTSYGTLLADVAWLKAYRFNYIFLDESQSIKNPDSQRYKAARLLQSRNRIVLTGTPIENNTFDLYGQLSFACPGLLGNREYFRQQYSVPIDQFNDTRKAEELQRRIKPFLLRRTKAQVAQELPDKTEMVIYCEMGQKQREIYESARNEIRDYLMGRSEDELTKSSMHVLQGITKLRQICNSPSLISKEKFYGNASAKMDVLLEQIESKAPYHKILVFSQFVGMLNLVKEALEECEVKFAYLSGQTKNREAVVNSFQQDQGTRVFLISLKAGGVGLNLTEADYVYLIDPWWNPAVENQAIDRTYRIGQHKNVMAVRLICPDTIEEKNHADATEKERFSY, from the coding sequence ATGCAGGAAAAACAAGATGAACTAAAAAGTAAGCTAAACTATGATAAGTTATTGCCTATCATTAATAAAAGTAAACATAGTTTAGCTCAGCCAGTTCAACCATCTGCAAATTTGGTGCTTATATTTAGTCGCCACCGCCACTACAGGCATTTGGTAATTGAATTGGTTAGTGCCGAGCAAACCAAACAAGGAAAACTTAAAAACCCGCTTCAAGCTGTAGATCCGTTAGATTTACTTTGGCAAACTGAAAATCAGCAGGAACTGAAATTTTTTGCGGCCGTAAGTAAGTTTAAGAACCATTATCAAGAAAGTCAAGTAGCTTCAGATAAGCAAGCCTTAGAAGCCATTACTGCCAACCCATTAAATCTAGCCATTTATCTGCACGACGAAAAAGTTGCGGCAACCGTGAATGCAAATTCGGTAATCAAAATTGATTTATCGATGCTAAAGCCAGAATTTGAGCTGAACATTGATGAAAGAGCTGGCCAATTTGCTCTAGAAGGTGTGTTGCACCTTGACGGAAAATCATTTGATTTAACGACTATTGAAACCCGTTACCAGTATTTTATTCAGTTAAAGCAAAAGCTATATCTGGTTAAAGATCCTTTTTTTCTTTCGCTGATTGATTTTTTTAAGCAGCATCGCAATCAGCTGGTGCTAGAACAAGAGGTTTATGAAGATTTTCAAAAAGATATACTCGATGCTTTAGAGGAAAAAGTAAAAATCAATTATTCTTATTTAAAGCCCGCTACAAACAAACAAATAGTAGAGCAAGGCTTCGATTTAGAAAACGAACAACTGATTTATTTAACAGAATCCGAAGATTACGTATTGCTTACACCGGTAATGCGCTACGGAGGGTTAGAAATCCCAATCATCTCGCAAAAGCAAATCAAAGCTAAAGATAAGCGTGGGCAAATGTTTACCTTACAGCGTGATGAACCACGAGAGTTGCAGTTTATTACGGATATTGCCAAAATGCACCCGTATTTTGAAGAACAAGCGAAAGAGTTTGCAGAACAGCTGCACGCCGATTGTTTTTACATGCACCGTAAGCATTTTCTATCTCCCGAGTGGTTTTTAGAGGCTTTTGAGGCGTGGCGTAGCAAAGGGATTGCCATACTTGGTTTTAATGGTTTAAAAGAAAACAAACTAAGTGCATACAGGGCCAATATCGATATCAAGGTAATTAGTGGGATAGATTGGTTTGAAACTGCTGTTAAAGTGCAGTTCAACAAGCAAACAGTATCCTTAAAACATCTACATAAATCCATTAGAAATAAAAACAAATTTGTACCGCTTGATGATGGTACGCTTGGTTTGTTGCCCTATGAATGGCTGCAAAAGTTTGAAGGCTATTTTGCCGCTGGCGAAATTACCGAAGAAACCTTGCGAACGCCAAATATCAGCTATGCTGCAGTAGAAGAATTTTACGAGGAAGCATTGTTAAGTCTCGATGCCAAAGAGCGGTTGCAAATGTACCGCTCTAAACTTGCTGCTTTTGATCAGATAGAAGAAACCAAAGTGCCAGCAACGCTAAATGCTACCTTGCGGGCTTATCAGAAAGAAGGTTTAAATTGGCTCAATTTCTTAGATGATTTCAATTTTGGTGGCTGTTTGGCAGATGATATGGGGTTGGGGAAAACCATTCAAGTGTTGGCGTTTATTCTCTCTCAGCAAGAAAAAGTATCGAAAAACACTAATTTGATTGTCGTTCCGGCGTCTTTAGTGTTTAATTGGCAGCAAGAGATCAAAAAGTTTGCGCCAACGCTTAAGGTAACTACCATTTACGGGGCAAACCGTGTAAGGCAGCAAAAAGACTTCGATAAATATCAAATTGTATTAACCTCTTATGGTACTTTATTGGCTGATGTAGCTTGGCTCAAAGCATATCGTTTTAACTATATTTTCTTAGACGAATCGCAATCTATTAAAAATCCAGACTCGCAACGTTACAAAGCCGCTCGTTTACTGCAATCGCGTAATAGAATTGTGCTTACCGGCACGCCGATAGAAAACAATACCTTCGATTTGTATGGTCAATTGTCTTTTGCCTGCCCGGGCTTGTTGGGCAACAGAGAATATTTCAGACAGCAATATTCGGTGCCGATAGATCAATTTAACGATACCAGAAAAGCTGAAGAATTGCAGCGACGAATTAAGCCATTTTTATTACGCAGAACGAAAGCTCAAGTAGCCCAAGAACTGCCAGATAAAACAGAAATGGTTATTTATTGCGAAATGGGACAAAAACAGCGAGAAATCTACGAAAGTGCCCGTAACGAAATTAGAGATTATTTGATGGGACGTTCGGAAGATGAGCTTACCAAAAGTAGCATGCACGTATTGCAAGGCATTACTAAGCTTAGGCAAATTTGCAATTCGCCTTCGTTAATCAGCAAAGAAAAATTTTACGGCAATGCTTCCGCAAAAATGGATGTATTGTTAGAGCAAATAGAGAGCAAAGCTCCTTATCACAAAATTTTAGTGTTTTCGCAATTTGTAGGGATGCTGAACTTGGTAAAAGAAGCTTTAGAAGAGTGTGAGGTTAAGTTTGCTTACTTGAGCGGACAAACCAAAAATCGTGAAGCGGTAGTCAATTCCTTTCAGCAAGACCAGGGAACTCGAGTTTTCTTAATCAGTTTAAAGGCAGGAGGAGTGGGCTTAAACCTTACCGAAGCTGATTATGTGTATCTCATTGATCCTTGGTGGAATCCAGCGGTAGAAAATCAGGCCATAGACAGAACTTACCGCATTGGGCAACACAAAAATGTAATGGCTGTACGTTTAATTTGTCCAGATACCATTGAAGAAAAAAATCATGCTGATGCAACAGAAAAAGAAAGATTTAGTTACTGA
- the mnmA gene encoding tRNA 2-thiouridine(34) synthase MnmA: MSKHGRILVAMSGGVDSSVAAVMLHEQGYEVIGLTMKTWDYATSGTNSKETGCCSLDSINDARTLAVNYGFPHYILDIRDEFGDFVIDNFVDEYLAGRTPNPCVLCNTYIKWEALLKRADKLDCEFIATGHYANIRQQDSGRYVISKGKDENKDQSYVLWGVSQQNLARTKFPLGSFAKSEIRQMALDMGQEELAKKSESYEICFVPDNDYRAFLKHKVEDLEDRVAGGNFVNSQGMVIGQHKGYPFYTIGQRKGLGVAFGEPMFVTQILPESNTVVLGRADELERREAMVRNVNLIKYENINEPLDNVVTKIRYKDAGTLSTIVQEKDNMRVVFDHAVSAIAPGQSAVFYEGNDLLGGGFLI; encoded by the coding sequence ATGAGCAAACACGGTAGAATTTTAGTGGCCATGAGTGGCGGAGTAGATAGTTCGGTAGCAGCTGTAATGTTGCACGAACAAGGGTACGAGGTAATTGGCCTAACCATGAAGACCTGGGATTATGCCACTTCTGGCACCAATAGCAAGGAAACCGGCTGTTGCAGCTTAGATAGCATTAATGATGCTCGTACATTGGCTGTAAATTATGGTTTCCCCCATTACATTCTAGATATTAGAGATGAATTTGGCGATTTTGTAATCGACAACTTTGTGGACGAATACCTAGCTGGAAGAACGCCAAACCCCTGTGTACTTTGCAACACTTACATTAAATGGGAAGCTTTACTAAAACGTGCCGACAAATTAGATTGTGAGTTCATAGCTACTGGACATTATGCCAACATACGTCAGCAAGATAGCGGCCGTTACGTAATTTCGAAGGGTAAAGACGAAAACAAAGACCAATCTTATGTTTTGTGGGGTGTTTCGCAACAAAACTTAGCAAGAACTAAATTCCCATTGGGCAGTTTCGCAAAATCTGAAATTAGGCAAATGGCATTGGATATGGGACAGGAAGAACTGGCCAAGAAAAGCGAAAGCTATGAAATTTGCTTCGTTCCTGATAACGATTATCGTGCTTTCTTGAAACACAAAGTAGAAGATTTAGAAGACCGTGTAGCTGGTGGAAATTTTGTGAATAGCCAAGGAATGGTCATTGGGCAACACAAAGGCTATCCGTTTTATACCATTGGCCAACGGAAAGGTTTAGGCGTGGCTTTTGGCGAGCCGATGTTTGTTACCCAAATTTTGCCAGAAAGCAATACCGTTGTTTTAGGCAGGGCCGATGAACTGGAACGCCGTGAAGCGATGGTTAGAAACGTAAATTTGATTAAGTACGAAAATATTAACGAGCCTTTAGATAACGTAGTTACCAAAATCCGTTATAAAGATGCTGGTACTTTGAGTACCATTGTGCAAGAAAAAGACAATATGCGTGTAGTTTTTGACCATGCGGTTTCTGCAATCGCACCAGGCCAATCGGCTGTATTTTACGAAGGTAATGATTTACTTGGCGGTGGGTTTTTGATCTAA
- a CDS encoding LacI family DNA-binding transcriptional regulator, with the protein MSNITLRDISKALNISVSTVSRALTDSHEIGEETKKLVLAYAKAHNYVPNRMARSLKVGKTRSIGVVICAIDNSFVAQMLDGIDQICTESGYQIIIMQSKESYEQEKACINLLYASGVDGIMISPSFQTTDFSHLKELQSQGFPIVLFDRITGELDVHKVTANNIQGAYQATAHLILAGHTKIAHLSSKSTLAMTHERFEGYKQALAAHQIPYKEELVKFCNTSDPQKADEHIAKAMADLLLQQPEAIFTATDLLSTKTLAYLNDHHYKIPEDIALIGFSNSDLAPILNPPLSTVRQPSKQIGELAAQTLINLVKGKDIGPAETVLLDTELQVRKSSSR; encoded by the coding sequence ATGAGCAACATAACCCTTCGCGATATTTCTAAAGCTTTAAATATTTCGGTTTCTACGGTTTCGAGAGCGCTTACCGATAGCCACGAAATTGGAGAGGAAACCAAAAAATTGGTATTAGCCTACGCTAAAGCACACAATTACGTGCCCAACCGAATGGCTAGAAGCTTAAAAGTTGGGAAGACACGTTCTATTGGTGTGGTCATCTGCGCCATAGATAATAGTTTTGTAGCACAAATGCTTGATGGGATTGATCAAATTTGTACGGAAAGCGGCTACCAAATTATCATTATGCAGAGCAAGGAATCTTATGAACAGGAAAAAGCCTGCATTAACCTTTTATATGCAAGCGGTGTAGATGGAATTATGATTTCTCCATCTTTTCAAACTACCGATTTTAGCCATCTGAAAGAATTGCAATCGCAAGGCTTCCCTATTGTGCTTTTCGACAGGATAACGGGAGAATTAGATGTACATAAGGTTACTGCCAACAATATTCAAGGCGCCTACCAAGCAACAGCACATCTCATTTTAGCTGGACACACAAAAATAGCCCATTTAAGCAGCAAATCTACTTTAGCGATGACACACGAGCGTTTCGAAGGATACAAGCAAGCGCTGGCAGCACATCAGATACCTTACAAGGAAGAGCTGGTTAAGTTTTGTAATACTTCGGACCCACAAAAGGCAGACGAGCATATTGCCAAAGCCATGGCCGACCTGCTTTTACAACAACCAGAAGCTATTTTTACAGCTACAGATTTATTGAGCACCAAAACGCTTGCCTATTTAAACGATCATCACTACAAAATACCAGAGGATATTGCTTTGATAGGTTTCAGCAACTCTGATCTTGCTCCTATCCTAAACCCACCTTTAAGCACCGTACGTCAACCATCAAAACAAATTGGAGAATTGGCAGCACAAACGTTAATTAATTTGGTAAAGGGAAAAGACATCGGCCCTGCCGAAACCGTTTTGCTAGACACGGAATTGCAGGTAAGAAAATCGAGTAGCAGGTAG
- a CDS encoding circularly permuted type 2 ATP-grasp protein, translated as MIFENYFNEYKLISGVFDEMKGVDGVRKHYDLFMSAFQEVNSSEMALKDELAKKLFLTQGITFTVYSSGEGIEKIFPFDIYPRIIQAAEWEFIEKGIKQRLKALNIFLKDVYSHQFIIKDGIIPASLIYSCPNYLREMMNVEVPFNIYTHISGIDLIRDHDGSYYVLEDNLRTPSGVSYMLENRSISYRLFPNQIPENKVRPVSDYPDLLMKNLLGLGNRHTSRPTVVLLTPGIYNSAYFEHTTLARLMGIELVEGRDLVVDNHKVYMRTTKGLKRVDVIYRRVDDEFLDPLIFRPDSMLGVPGIYHAYRKGNVAIINAMGNGVADDKAVYAYVPDMIKYYLNEEPILKNVPTLRMENEDEREHALQNLHNMVVKRTNESGGYGMLIGNTATETELKEFAEEIQKSPRQFIAQPIISLSSAPCYIDGKLQPRRVDLRPFALSGPDGVEIVPGGLTRVALKEGSIVVNSSQGGGSKDTWVVD; from the coding sequence ATGATTTTTGAAAATTATTTTAACGAATACAAGTTAATTTCTGGTGTTTTTGATGAAATGAAAGGTGTTGATGGGGTTAGAAAGCATTATGATTTGTTTATGTCGGCATTTCAAGAGGTAAATTCTTCTGAAATGGCACTTAAAGACGAGCTTGCTAAAAAACTTTTTCTAACACAAGGAATTACTTTTACGGTATATAGTAGTGGCGAAGGAATAGAGAAAATTTTCCCTTTCGATATTTATCCGCGAATTATCCAGGCCGCCGAATGGGAGTTTATAGAAAAAGGCATAAAACAGCGTTTAAAAGCACTTAATATTTTCCTCAAAGATGTGTATAGTCATCAGTTTATTATTAAAGATGGCATCATTCCGGCTTCGCTTATTTACTCTTGCCCTAATTATTTAAGAGAGATGATGAACGTTGAGGTGCCTTTTAATATTTATACGCACATCAGCGGTATTGATTTAATTAGAGATCACGATGGTTCTTATTACGTGCTAGAAGATAACCTGCGTACACCATCTGGAGTGAGTTATATGCTCGAAAATAGAAGTATCAGCTATCGTTTGTTCCCCAATCAAATTCCAGAAAATAAGGTTAGGCCAGTAAGCGACTATCCAGATTTATTGATGAAAAACCTGCTGGGCTTGGGCAACAGGCATACCAGTAGACCAACGGTGGTGCTTTTAACGCCAGGTATTTACAATTCGGCTTATTTTGAGCATACCACGTTGGCTCGTTTAATGGGCATAGAATTGGTAGAAGGTAGGGATTTGGTGGTAGATAACCATAAAGTGTACATGCGAACTACCAAAGGTTTAAAACGTGTTGATGTAATTTATCGTAGGGTAGATGATGAGTTTTTAGACCCACTGATTTTTAGGCCTGACAGTATGTTGGGAGTTCCGGGCATTTACCATGCTTACAGAAAAGGCAATGTAGCCATTATTAATGCCATGGGTAATGGCGTTGCCGATGATAAAGCGGTTTATGCTTATGTGCCTGATATGATTAAATACTATTTGAACGAAGAGCCTATACTTAAAAATGTACCTACTTTGAGAATGGAAAATGAAGATGAAAGGGAACATGCTTTACAAAATCTTCATAACATGGTGGTAAAAAGAACCAACGAGAGTGGTGGCTATGGCATGTTAATTGGCAACACTGCTACAGAAACCGAACTGAAAGAATTCGCAGAAGAAATACAGAAATCGCCGCGACAGTTCATTGCCCAGCCTATCATCAGTTTATCATCTGCCCCTTGTTACATTGATGGTAAATTGCAACCACGCAGGGTAGATTTGAGGCCTTTTGCATTAAGCGGTCCAGATGGGGTAGAAATTGTACCAGGTGGCTTAACTAGGGTAGCATTAAAAGAAGGCTCTATCGTAGTAAATTCGTCGCAAGGTGGCGGCAGTAAAGATACTTGGGTAGTAGATTAG
- a CDS encoding transglutaminase family protein, with translation MPTYHIKHVTKYSYPSAVTDSANQIILSPPTTPYQDIVQHEIKINPATSVDSFYDYFGNKVGVFTIVPPHTDLAIVVEAEVVTKKVPAPNDFWPAKNQWENIVSLANHIEFLDFMKPGASQSLKQIKQEIDGLVSKEMTVFQLVNELSSYVYGLLTYQKGVTNVETDIDQIWELKAGVCQDFAHLLIEMLRLYQVPSRYVSGYICPAGNELRGIGATHAWVEAYIPDYGWIGIDPTNNCLVGDRHIRIAFGRNFNDCTPVKGTYKGSSAHTLSVAVIITNEKIKMEEELVTATDAYVKEVEEPIAIVNSYQKFIEMQQQQQQQ, from the coding sequence ATGCCTACATATCATATCAAACACGTCACAAAATATAGCTATCCATCTGCGGTAACTGATAGTGCCAATCAAATCATATTAAGTCCGCCAACAACACCTTATCAGGATATTGTACAACACGAAATCAAAATTAACCCAGCCACTTCGGTAGATAGTTTTTACGATTATTTTGGAAACAAAGTGGGCGTGTTTACCATAGTGCCGCCCCATACAGATTTGGCCATTGTGGTAGAGGCCGAAGTGGTCACAAAAAAAGTTCCAGCTCCAAATGATTTTTGGCCAGCTAAAAACCAGTGGGAAAATATTGTGTCTCTGGCTAATCATATCGAGTTTCTCGATTTTATGAAACCTGGTGCTTCTCAATCTTTAAAACAAATTAAGCAAGAAATAGATGGACTGGTAAGTAAAGAAATGACAGTTTTTCAATTGGTAAATGAACTTTCATCTTATGTTTATGGTTTACTTACTTATCAAAAAGGAGTTACCAATGTAGAAACAGATATCGATCAAATTTGGGAGTTAAAAGCTGGGGTTTGTCAGGATTTTGCACATTTGCTAATAGAGATGCTGCGGTTGTACCAAGTACCCTCTAGGTATGTGAGTGGCTATATTTGTCCGGCGGGTAACGAGTTAAGAGGCATTGGCGCTACCCACGCTTGGGTAGAGGCTTACATACCAGATTACGGATGGATAGGCATTGACCCAACAAACAATTGCTTGGTAGGCGATAGGCACATCCGCATTGCTTTTGGACGTAATTTTAACGATTGCACACCTGTAAAAGGCACTTATAAAGGTTCTTCTGCGCATACTTTATCGGTAGCGGTTATCATTACCAACGAAAAAATTAAAATGGAAGAAGAATTGGTAACAGCAACTGATGCTTATGTAAAAGAAGTAGAAGAACCGATTGCCATTGTTAATTCTTACCAGAAATTTATTGAAATGCAACAGCAGCAGCAACAGCAATAA